The sequence CAGCAAGCTGCGTGACGCCCGCTACATCGGCATCCCGCTGCGCCGCACCATCGCCACCCTGGACCGCGCCCGGGTCCGGCCGGAGGCCCGTGCCTCCTTCGGCCTCGACCCCAACCTGCCCACGCTGCTGGTCTCCGGCGGTTCGCAGGGCGCGCGCCACCTCAACGAGGTGGTCCAGCGGGTCGCGCCGCTGCTCCAGCGCTCGGGAATCCAGATCCTCCATGTGGTGGGCCCGAAGAACGAATTGCCGCGTATCGACAACATGCCCGGGATGCCGCCCTACATCCCGGTACCGTACGTGGACCGGATGGATCTCGCGTATGCCGCGGCCGACATGATGCTCTGCCGCGCGGGCGCGATGACCGTCGCCGAACTCTCCGCCGTCGGGCTCCCCGCCGCCTACGTCCCGCTGCCCATCGGCAACGGCGAACAGCGGCTCAACGCCCAGCCGGTGGTCAACGCCGGCGGCGGCCTGCTGGTGGACGACGCGGCGCTCACCCCGGAGTGGGTGCAGTCCCACGTCCTGCCGGTACTGTCGGATCCGCACCGGCTGTACGAAATGTCCCGCGCCGCCGCCGAGTTCGGCCGGCGCGACGCCGACGACCTGCTCGTCGGCATGGTGTACGAAGCGATTGCCGCGCGCCGCTAGGCGTACGGCGCGATGCGGTCCGGACCCGGGGCGGGCGTCCCGGGTTCCGGTGAAGGAGCGAGCGTGGCCGGACCGACGACCGCCCAGCGCGGCGCACCCGGGCGGGCGGACACCTCCGCCCGCCCGCCGCACATCGGCCCCGAGGGGCCCCGGATCGGCCGCCGTGCCCTGCTGATCCTCATCGGCGTCGCAGTCGCCCTGCTCACTGCGTTCGTCATCTGGGCCCTCTACGGCTCCTCCTGGCTGCGTGTCGAGAAGGTCACCACGAGCGGGGTCGATGTCCTGACCCGCGAAGAGGTGGAAGCGGTTGCCGCGACGCCGGTCGGCGCCCCGCTCGCCTCCGTGGACACCGACGCGATGGAGCGTCGGTTGCGCCAGAAGTTGCCTCGTATCGACAGAGTTGATGTCGTTCGGTCCTGGCCGAACGGAATCGGACTTAAGGTGACGGAGCGAAAGCCGGTCCTTCTGGTCGAAAAGGACGGGAAGTTCGTCGAAGTGGACGCCAAGGGCGTGCGCTTCGCCACCGTGGACCGGGCCCCGAAGGGTGTGCCCCTGCTGGAGCTGGAGCCCGAACCGTCCGCGAGCCTTCGCCGCTTCGGCGGTGACCGTCTGTTGCGGGAAGCGGTCCGGGTCACCGGCGACCTTCCGGCGGCGGTCGCCAAGGACACCGAGGCCCTCCGGGTCGCCTCGTTCGACGCGATCTCCCTGCGGCTCACCCGGGATCGCGAGGTGTTCTGGGGCAGCGGCGAGAACGGTACGGCGAAGGCGCGCATCCTCACCGCGCTCATGAAGGCGGAGCCCAAAGCGGGACAGTTCGACGTAAGCGCTCCCACCGCCCCGGCGGTATCGGGGAGTTGACGGGCATTTGTGCTGGCCAGCACCCTGGTTGGTCAGCGCTACGGGTGATCACATAGGGTGAAAAGAAAAACGGGAGGTTCGGCGTGTTCGTTGAACGGGCGCCACTTGTCGACTTAGTGTCCTGTTCGGAAGAGTCCAGGAAGCAGACACACTGGTAACCCTAAACTTGAACGTTAGGGTTTGGGTCGGCATTCGGACCGTCCCCATCGACATCAGTCGTCGCCGCGGGGCCACCGCAGAGCGACGACACGTAACTCGAGGCGAGAGGCCTTCGACGTGGCAGCACCGCAGAACTACCTCGCAGTCATCAAGGTCATCGGTGTCGGCGGCGGTGGTGTCAATGCCATCAACCGAATGATCGAGGTCGGCCTCAAGGGCGTCGAGTTCATCGCGATCAACACGGACGCACAGGCCCTGTTGATGAGCGACGCCGACGTCAAGCTCGACGTCGGCCGCGAACTCACCCGGGGCCTCGGCGCCGGGGCGAACCCGGCAGTCGGTCGTAAGGCGGCAGAGGACCACCGTGAGGAGATCGAGGAGGTCCTCAAGGGGGCCGACATGGTCTTCGTCACCGCCGGCGAAGGCGGCGGCACCGGCACCGGCGGCGCACCGGTCGTCGCCAACATCGCCCGCTCGCTGGGCGCCCTGACGATCGG is a genomic window of Streptomyces sp. YPW6 containing:
- the murG gene encoding undecaprenyldiphospho-muramoylpentapeptide beta-N-acetylglucosaminyltransferase; the encoded protein is MHVVLAGGGTAGHIEPALALADALRRQDPTVGITALGTERGLETRLVPERGYELALIPAVPLPRKPTPELITVPGRLRGTIKAAEQVLERTKADCVVGFGGYVALPGYLAAKRAGVPIVVHEANARPGLANKIGSRYAHGVAVSTPDSKLRDARYIGIPLRRTIATLDRARVRPEARASFGLDPNLPTLLVSGGSQGARHLNEVVQRVAPLLQRSGIQILHVVGPKNELPRIDNMPGMPPYIPVPYVDRMDLAYAAADMMLCRAGAMTVAELSAVGLPAAYVPLPIGNGEQRLNAQPVVNAGGGLLVDDAALTPEWVQSHVLPVLSDPHRLYEMSRAAAEFGRRDADDLLVGMVYEAIAARR
- a CDS encoding FtsQ-type POTRA domain-containing protein — protein: MAGPTTAQRGAPGRADTSARPPHIGPEGPRIGRRALLILIGVAVALLTAFVIWALYGSSWLRVEKVTTSGVDVLTREEVEAVAATPVGAPLASVDTDAMERRLRQKLPRIDRVDVVRSWPNGIGLKVTERKPVLLVEKDGKFVEVDAKGVRFATVDRAPKGVPLLELEPEPSASLRRFGGDRLLREAVRVTGDLPAAVAKDTEALRVASFDAISLRLTRDREVFWGSGENGTAKARILTALMKAEPKAGQFDVSAPTAPAVSGS